From the genome of Pelosinus fermentans DSM 17108:
ACTGCTTCTAACGTAGCATCCCAGCTATTTTCGCTGTTAACAACCTGGAGGCAGACTCTTTTTAGATTTCCTTTCGAATAGGCTGAGGAAATACCTGATGTAATTTCATTCGCATCAAAGGCAGGCCATGTTACTCTAGATAAAAGATCTCCTCTTGCAGTGCTGCTCTGAGACTGGGAACAAAAGCTGCAGTTGTTGCGACATTTTTCCCCCAGCATAATATAGGCGGTATTGGGAAGCGCTTCACTTTTGATTCGTTTTTTACCAATTACACTGGCTGTTCCCGCAGATAACTTCCATAACGTCATAATACACAGCACTCCTCTCGCCGCTCTATCGTCAATCCGAGATTTTGAGCCAACCGTACCGCTCCTGAAACCGGATTTACAATACCGTTGATCCCTAAGCGAACTGCCCATAAGTCTAATTCCTGACGATAAGCACCTCCTGGCCGCATGCATCCAAGATGAATCGGCAGCGCGGGAAGCTCTCTTCTCGCGCTGGCCAGTATGTTTAATACATCTTCAATAGAAGGGGGCTTGCAATCGGCAAAACGTGTCCCCTTCGTTGGAGTAAATACAATAAAAGTAATCCCGTCTACGCCAAGTGCTTTCAGGTGCCTGATCGCTTCGTATTCACCTCTAATCTCGCCGCCATGAAGTCCAATGCATATATGGGGAATCACAGAACAACTTTTCTTAAGTTTCTGATAGCATGCAACATAATCTGAAACGGTACGATCAATTCCTAAAACTTCTTTTATCGTTGCATCATCCCCGATAAAATCAAAAGAAACTTTGTCCGCTACCTTAGCTATTTCCTGGATGTCTTCCTCGTCAACCAGACCAACATGTACGTTATACTTCATATTTTGTTTCATTGCCGCAATTTGGGCTATATGCTCAGCGATGGGAACCTTGCCTTCGGCTGTACACCCGCCGCTGATTAAAAGGCTGCGTGCTGTAAGTCCATTCCCCTCCGGACCCTCCGGAATATCTTTAAGTGCCTTCATCCCCTTTAAATAGTGACCTCCGCAATGTGCGCAGTTTAACTCGCATTTGCCTCCTGTAACACTTACAGCTTTGGTTTCATTTGGATATGAAAATTTAATATTTGACTGAAAATTTTTCTGCCTGATCCGCCACCCCTCTTGGGCCAGCAAATCTAAGGTTTCCATCTTACTACCGGTTTCCGTGCCGCCGCAGTTTCATCAAGCCTTCCCACAACGGTGTCGTGGGGAGCATTAAGAATTTGCGTTACGTCAGTTCTCGCTTCTTTCGCTATTTCCCGCATAGCCTTAATAAAACCATCCAGCGTTTCTTTGCTTTCCGTCTCGGTAGGTTCAATCATGATCGCTTCCTCTACGATAAGCGGAAAGTAAATGGTTGGCGGGTGATACCCATAATCCAATAGTCGTTTTGCAATATCCAGCGTCTTTACTCCAAACTGCTTTTGATTTTTAGAGGTGATTATGCATTCATGCATGCTATACCGGTCAAAGGGAGCATAGTAGTCTTCTCTTAATTGACTCAAACAATAATTTGCATTTAGAACGGCATCTTCACTTGCTTGCCGAAGTCCATCTGGTCCCATCGTCCGGATATAGGCATAGGCCCTAACAATCACTCCAAAATTACCGTAAAAAGAATGCATTCTTCCAATGGAGAGCGGTCGATCATATTCCAGATCGTATTTCTTCCCATTGTAGGTTACTATGGGAACAGGTAAAAATGGAATTAACTCTTGTTTTACACCGACAGGTCCGGAGCCAGGTCCGCCGCCGCCGTGAGGCGTGGAAAACGTCTTATGGAGGTTAATATGCACTACATCAAATCCCATATCGCCAGGACGCACAATCCCCATTACTGCGTTCGTATTAGCCCCGTCGTAATATAACAGTCCTCCGGCAGCATGAACGATTTGGGCAATTTCTTTGATGTTTTTTTCGAACAACCCTAACGTACTCGGGTTAGTAAGCATAAATGCCGCAGTATCCAAACCCACAGCAGCTTTTAGCGCATCCAGGTTAATTGAGCCGTCATCATTGGACTTAATTTCAACGATTTCCAGCCCACAAACAGTTGCGGTAGCCGGATTTGTACCATGAGCAGAGTCAGGAACAATCACCTTAGTTCTTACTTCCCCCCGCGAGCGATGATACTGCCTGATGAGTTTTAATCCTGTCAACTCACCATGGGCACCCGCCACCGGCTGCATTGTAACCGCATCCATTCCGGCAATTTCTGCTAAATATTGTTCCATTTGATATAGAAGTTCTAACGCGCCTTGGATTGACTCAACATCCTGCAAAGGATGAATATCTGCAAAGCCCGGATACCGGCAAACATCTTCATTCACTTTAGGATTATACTTCATCGTACATGAACCAAGAGGGTAGAATCCCGAGTCAACACCAAAGTTTCGCCTCGAAAGAGCGGTATAATGCCTTATTAAATCAGGTTGGCTTACTTCCGGAAGTTGGGCGTATTTGGATCTCAAAAGATCAGATGGTACAAGTGTTTCCATCTCATAGGCGGGAACGTCACTTTTAGGCAAATCTAAGGCGAAACGCCCAGGTTTGCTTATTTCGAATATAGTCGATTGTTTTGTTTTCATAACACTTCCCCCATTTCACGAACCAACCAGTCTATCTCTTCTTTGGTACGTTTTTCAGTAACGCAGATGAGCATGCAGTTTTCAAGTTCGGGATAGTATTTACCAAGGTCTAGTCCCCCTAAGATTTTTTTAGCCAACAATTTTTTATTGATATCGGAAACTGGTTTGTTTAGTCTGACAGTGAATTCTTTAAAAAATGCTCCCGAGAATACCGGTTCACATCCTTTTAAACTTGTCAGTGAACGATATGCATAATGGGCTTTTTGAATGCATTGTGCTGCAACCTCCCGTAAACCTGCTTTGCCCAAAGTACTCATGTAAACGGCAGATGTCAAAGCACAAAGTGCTTCGTTGGAACAAATATTTGAAGTTGCCTTTTCGCGGCGAATATGTTGTTCACGAGCTTGAAGCGTCAGTACAAAGCCACGATTGCCTCTATTGTCCACAGTCTGACCGACAATTCGACCGGGCATTTTTCTCATGAGCTTTTCCGTTGTTGCAAAGAAACCGAGATACGGACCGCCAAAAGATATTGGAATTCCCAAGCCTTGGCCTTCCCCAACTACAATATCTGCACCTAGCGCACCGGGAGATTCCAGAAGCCCCATAGAAATAGGGTCAACGACAGCAATCAGATATGCTCCCTTAGCGTGGGCAATTTCTGCGATGCTTTTCAAATCCTCAATGCAGCCAAAAAAATTGGAAAATTGCACGACAACAGCCGCTGTCGAATCATCTATCAGCTGGGGTATCTTGTTTAAATCAGTCAAACCATCGCTATATGGTGCCAATTTAAGCTCGATCTTTTTATCCTTGGCATAGGTCAGAAATGTCTCCCGATAATGGGGATGGACAGTCTCGGCCATTACAATTGCCGTTTTCTTAGAACTGGCACACGCCATCATAGCGGCTTCAGCAACGGCAGTACCGCCATCATACATGGAGGCATTGGCCACTTCCATGCCTGTAATCTCGCAGATCATTGACTGGTATTCCCATAACGCCTGCAAGTAGCCCTGGGAAATCTCCGGCTGATATTGCGTGTAGGCAGTGTAAAATTCAGAGCGTCCAATGATATGATGAACTACACTGGGAATATAATGGTCATAAGCTCCTGCACCTAGAAAGCAGGTTAATTCCTGAAGATTGGCATTCGCTTTTGCCAGTGCTTTGAGATGTTTAACTAAGCCCTGTTCAGGCAGGGCTGGCGGCAAATTTAATGTCCTGGTCATTCGCAAATCAGCTGGTACGTCTTCAAATAATTTTTCCACTGAATCAACGCCAACAGCATCTAGCATCTCACGTCTATCAGCTTTTGTATGAGGAAGATAACTCCAAGCCATTTCTAGTGTCCTCCCTCCGCCGCCAACTGAGCATATGCATCGCTATCTAAAAGATCATCTAATTCACTGCTGTCAGACATTTCAATAACAACGATCCAACCTTCACCATAAGGTTCTTGATTGATCAGGTCGGGAGAATCCGTAAGTGCTTGGTTCACTTTTACAATTTTTCCGGAAACCGGAGCATAAATATCCGATACTGCTTTTACTGACTCAATGACAGAAAAGCTATCGCCCACTTTCACTGTACTTAACTCATCTGGCAATTCTACAAATACAACATCACCTAACTGTGATTGAGCAAAATCAGTTACCCCAATAATAGCAACGTTACCTTCTACCTTGACCCATTCGTGATCTTTGGAGTACTTTAGTTCTTTTGGAATATTCATTATTACTTCCCCTCTCTTTTATAAAATGGTTTGGAAATGACTTGGGCGGATACATTCTTGCCGCGAATTTCAATATCTATTTTTTGTCCAACCTTTGCATATTCAGCTTGAATTATACCCAAACCAAGGTTTTTATCAAGGGATGGAGCGTAAGTTCCTGTCGTTACCACTCCAACATAGCTGCCCTCTACTAAAATCGGATATTCAGCCCGTGCTACTCCACGGTCAATCATCTCAAAACCAACTATTCTGCGTTTTGGTCCATTGGTTTTCTGTTCCTGCAGCGTTCCTTGTCCGTTAAATTCCCCCTTATCAAGCTTTACAAATATTCCGAGTCCTGCCTCAATGGGCGAAATATCGGCCGAAAGTTCGTGCCCATATAAAGGAAAACAAACTTCAAATCTCAATGTGTCACGACAACCTAAACCAGCGGGAAGCAATCCAAGGGGGCGCCCGACTTCCATGATTGTATCCCATAAATATGTAGCATCATCCGGGCAGCAGTAAATTTCAAATCCATCTTCTCCCGTATATCCAGTTCGCGATAACAATACTTTTTTGCCAGCAATATCGATTTCAGGCATAAACCAGTAATATTTTAGTTCGGAAAGCGGTGCATCAGTCAATTTCGATACAATCGTCTCTGATAATGGTCCTTGCAGGGCGATCTGGGCTGTTTCATTAGAAATATTGGTAAGATTAACGTCAAATTCTTCGGCATTCTCCCGCATCCAATTCCAATCTTTTTCAATGTTTGCCGCATTAATAACCAGGAGATAATGATCAGCATCCTTTTTGTAAACTAATAGATCGTCTACGGTTCCCCCATGCTTATAGCACATGGGTGTGTAGAGTATTTGATTTCTTTCCAGTTTGGAGACATCGTTGGTTACTAACCTTTGCAGAAAGGCTAGTGCATCTGGTCCATTAACTACTACTTCTCCCATATGGGATACGTCAAATACTCCTGCTTTTGTTCTGACGGTCTGATGTTCATTCTTGATTCCAGTGTACTGGACCGGGAGAGACCAACCGCCAAACTCAACAATTCTGCCACCATACCGCAAATGCGTCTCATAAAGCGGTGTCTGTTTTACTGTCATGAAAACCACTCCAATCTTTCTTTAATACATTAAAAAGGACAGAGAACAAGAGTGAAGACTCACTCTTGTTCTCTGTCCTTTTACCTGAGAGATTCGCCCGCAGCGGGGCTCCCCATCGGCGACACTTTCAGTTACGAAGTGTACTCTCCAGAGTTCGGTCCAGTTACGGTTTTTTTACCTGAGAGTTTGAACAAAGCTTTGCTCCTTCGGTGACGCTAGTTAAGCGTTCTCTCCCGCAACCATCATTCCGTATGTAGTTAATCCCAAACCGAAAAAGACAGAAACCAACGTAGTTGGCCTCTGTCTTATTTACCTCCAGAGAATCCCGAATATCTCGGTTACTCTTTGGGTGCCGCATAGCGATCTTTCCAGAGTTCCATTAGAATACGGTCCTTTTGCCTGAGAGTTTATTGCCTTTGCTCCTTCGGCGCCTGAAATCAGATCTCTCCCGCATCCCTCACATGGAATATTATTAAGTTTGTGAATAATTCGAATTTTCAATGTTATGGTTTTTAGTATATAGGATTGCTCTTAACCTGTCAACACTTGTGTTTAATTTGTGAGGATCGATCATTTCCGTCTGCAATTCTATTTTATTAAGCTTTTAATCAAATTATGCCACTCTTTTATAACCACCTCTGGGACATAGGGACAGGTTCCTTGTCCCACAATCATTCTTTTCTAGGAAGTTCCTGTAAAAAAGAAGCCACGAAATTCACGGCTTCTAACCAATCGGGTTGGATATGACATTCTCTGTATCTTTGAATTTTCCAGTCAAGACACGATCTTTAGGTTTAGTGGAATTTACTATTAAAATAAGACTTTATGTAAAGCACTGTGAGGTGCTGGCAATACGAGTTGATCGACTAAAAATCCGCTGTCATGTATGGCATTGCTGCCAGCCTTAACGGCAGCAGTTACCGCTCCTACATCGCCAGTTAATGTCACCATAGCTTTGCCGCCCATTCCTCTTGCCAGGCGGACTTCGATCAATTCTACATTGGAAGCTTTTACTGCCGTATCTGCTGCAATAATCGCAGACGCTACAGAATAGCTTTCAATTACCCCCAGAGATCTTACTTCTTTGACTTCGGTACAGCCTGACAATGCTGGGAAAATACTGTCATGCAAATTAGGAAGTATAAATTCATCCACAACATTTTCAGCGCCGCTTACTGCCGTTCCGCTTTTGACTGCGCTTTGGACAGCTCCCACATCACCTGCAACCATGACAACATACTTGCCAGGGCACATGGCTTGTGCCATGAGGATCTCTACATTAGCTGCCTTTAGCATGGCATCTGCTGCTAAAAGACCTCTGGTAATATTCTTTAATTCTAATAAACCAATAGCACGCTTCATCTTATGTCCCCCCTGTTATCCTAAACCGCCCGAATACCAATACGAGTGTCTACTCTACAGATCTCTCCTGATATACTGGCATGTAAATTAGCTCCTACCGCTGCACCTTCAGGTATAGTTCCAATTAAATCACCTTTTTTAACTATATCTCCTACTTTAACAATTGGTAAAGCTGGCGCTCCAATATGCTGAGAGAGAGGCAACGTAACTTCTTTTGCAATCACTTCGTTTGCACTCAATGGTGCTTTTACATCATATTGAGCAATACCGAGACGGGCTGTCAAACGTTTGGTAGGAATTAAACGATTTATACGGGTTGACAGAGCCTGCTGTGGTTTATTGTTATGAGGATTCTTTATCCCGGCTTTTCCCAATTGCTTTTTCAATTCTGCATTCACTCTGCGGGGAGATAAACCCATGGAACAGCCAAAGGTATCACATGCACCACATTCTGAACACAGCAAAGCACGAGAAAAAATAGCCGACTCACCTATCTGCCCTTTACCAATCGCCTGCATGATACGATGAGGTTCCAAACTATGACCTAACAGGTGGCGCGGGCAAACATCAGTACAGGCCAAACAATTACAGCATACTGCCTTCGCCCGATTGGCAATCATCTGCCATGTTGTATTTTTTTGTGTAATTAAGGAATGATCCACAGGTAAAACCAAGATACCTCCTGTAGTTTTGGTAACGGGTGCATCTGAGGTAATTAATTTGCCCATCATCGGACCACCGTCAATGATCGCATAAGGATTCACAAGTGCTCCTCCTGCCAGAGCAATCAGTTCCTGTACTTTCATACCAATGGGTACTTTTAATGTGATTGGTTTCGCCACAGCACCGCCAACTGTAACATATTTATCCGTTACGCCTTGGCCTTTTAAAGCGTCTGCAATATTGATTAGGGTCTCAACATTCGCCACGACCACTCCTACGTGGAGAGGTATACCGCCTTCAGGTACAATTCGGCCCGTGACTTCATGAACAAGTACTTGTTCATCCCCAGCTGGATAAATATCAGGTAAAAAAAACAATTCAATTTCCTGATCATCTATCTCTTTTATAGCAGTCTGGAGGTTTTTCGTGGCTTCTTCGTACTTACGTTTTAGGCCAATATAACCGCGTTTTGCCCCAGTGGCCAGCATCACTGTTTTCAAGCCTAAAACCATCTTTGTACTTTCTGCTGCCATGATATGCTGATGAGCTCTTAATAAGGGTTCGCATTCCGCACCATTAACAATCACAAATTCAACAGCAGCGTTGATTTTAACATGGGTAGGGAAACCAGCTCCGCCAGCACCCACTACACCTGCTGCTTTTACCGCGGCGACAATCTCGTCACGCATTTTCTATCAGCTCCCAAACTTTCATCTATCCACTGACTAAATCGCTCTAAGACTCCCAATTATACAATTGGAAGCACTAGAGCGACTAAGCCTGAAGGATAAGTACAACCCAGATTCAGATGAAGTAAAGACTCCATCTGAATCAAGAATTTTCCAAATTAGACAATGGAGAAAGCATCAACGAGAACGCATCGTCTTTGCCGGGTAAAGCTGCGTGGTGAGGTTATTCCTTCACCCGTTGGACCAGCAAGAGTAAAGCTGGTAAAGCCTTCTCCGCCCACTCCAATTCCTGCATAGGAAGGAGCATTCTTGACAAAAATGGTCGTTTCAACCGCTCTGGCAAATCGGGTTAAGTGATCAACGTTTTTAGAGTGCATCGCTGCTGTATGACGATTGCCATGCTCTACTCTTACAGCCACTTCAATGGCTTCATCAATGTCTTTTACCTGCACTACTGGTAATACTGGCATCATTAGCTCTTCAATAACAAAAGGATGATCTGCTGGTGTTTCGCATAGAACGACTCGCACACTATCCGGTACATCAATACCAATTTTACTTAGTAGATACTTTGCATCTTTACCAACATAATCTTTATTAATACCATAGCTTCTTTTCGGCTTATCGGTGCAGCCTTCTGCTATCTTTTCTTCCTGCACTGTCATGATAACGTCAAGCAGGCGATCAATATTGGATCCTGAAATCAGATATGCACCATATTTTTGCATGTAGGTAATCAATCGATCTGCAATCGATCCTATGGCAATTACTTCTTTTTCTGCGATACAAGGCAAGTTATTATCAAAGGAGCATCCTGCAACAATATCCCGAGCTGCCTTTTCAATATCTGCAGTTTCATCTACGATGACAGGAGGATTGCCAGCCCCTGCACCAATGGCTTTCTTACCAGAAGATAAGACTGCCTTAACGACTCCAGGACCACCTGTTGCTACTAACATATTGATTCCTGGATGTTTCATCATTTCATTAGCTGCCTTGATGGAAGGATTCGCCACTGAAGTTAATAGGTTATTTGGACCACCAGCTTTAACAATGGCTTGATTCAACAGTGTGATGATCTTCATGGATGTATTTTTTGCAGTAGGATGCGGGCTGAAGAATACAGTATTCCCTGCTGCAATCATGCCAATTCCATTGCAGATAACCGTTTCTGTTGGATTTGTGGTAGGGGTAATGGCACCAATGACACCATAAGGTCCCATTTCAATTAATGTTAAACCGTTGTCGCCGCTCCAAGCCTGGGTAGTTAAATCTTCTGTGCCAGGTGTTTTAAGAGCAGCTACCTGATTCTTGATAATTTTATCAGATACTCTTCCCATACCGGATTCGTCTACAGCCATTTGCGCCAGAATTGTGGCATTTTCATAGGCTACATCCCGCATTGCTTTGATGAGTACTTCTCTTTTTTCTAAAGATAGAGTCTTTAACTCCTGATATGCTTTGCGGGCTGCAGCCACGGCTTCATCAACCGTTTCAAAAATTCCGTCACCATAACCAGCTGGAGCTGCCTTTGCTCCGGTTTGCATTTTTGTTAAAATTTCTAATGTTATTTTCTCAATTAAAGCTTGATCAATACTCATATAATCTCCTCCTACTAGTACCATCTACTATCTACTACTTAATAAGCAGCTAGAGCGGCCCTAGCAACTGTTATGTCTTCCTCAACTGTACCGCCGCTTACACCTAACCCGCCAATTACATTTCCTCCATCAACAAGAGGAAATCCACCGCCAAAAGTGATAAATCTACCATTATTTGATGTATTTAAACCAAAGAGTGGCTGTCCTGGCGCTACCACAGAAGCAACTTCTTCTGTAGACATTTTTAAGGCAAGAGCAGTGTAGGCTTTATCAAGGGCTATCGAAATACTTCCAAGCAGGGCACCATCCATACGATGCTGTGCTACCAGATTTCCCCCTGCATCGACTACCGCAATTACCATGGGTACTCCTATTTCTGCTGCTTTTTGTTCCGCTGCTGCGATCAGTTGTTTTGCTTTTCCTAATACACTTACGTGTTCTTCTGCTTTATTCTGTGATTTTTCACCTTCCAATGCTGCTAATACCTTGCTCTTAACAGTCAGTATGATTTCTTCTTGTTCTACACATCGTGCTAAAACATACAAGAAATCGGAAAGGCGGTTTAAATATAAGGATACTGGTACAGTTACTTTTTCTTCTCTTTTCAGACGAATAACACAACGTTCTGCCCGCCGTACCATTGTTCGTGCCAGATCCAGTGCTGCACTGGCAGAACAAGTGCCAGGCGTTATAAAATAGTTTTGAGGAATGCGCTTTTGCTCTAACAGGTCAATCATCGACTCAAGTCCGGCAACATGTGCTTCTGTAATACGGTAGTCAGCAACTTCTAACGATTCCGTTGCCAAGTCTGCATTTAAGGCAATTAACTCTTTCTGAACAGAATCAAGCATGTTAACGGCCCAAGGTGAATGATGACTTAAAGACTTGCCTAAGCCCATAGCAGAAGTTGCTTCATCTACTGTTCCATAAGCCTCTACCCGTAAACTATCCTTATATACTCGCTGCTTACTCAGCAAGCTGGTT
Proteins encoded in this window:
- a CDS encoding radical SAM protein; the protein is METLDLLAQEGWRIRQKNFQSNIKFSYPNETKAVSVTGGKCELNCAHCGGHYLKGMKALKDIPEGPEGNGLTARSLLISGGCTAEGKVPIAEHIAQIAAMKQNMKYNVHVGLVDEEDIQEIAKVADKVSFDFIGDDATIKEVLGIDRTVSDYVACYQKLKKSCSVIPHICIGLHGGEIRGEYEAIRHLKALGVDGITFIVFTPTKGTRFADCKPPSIEDVLNILASARRELPALPIHLGCMRPGGAYRQELDLWAVRLGINGIVNPVSGAVRLAQNLGLTIERREECCVL
- the gcvPB gene encoding aminomethyl-transferring glycine dehydrogenase subunit GcvPB is translated as MKTKQSTIFEISKPGRFALDLPKSDVPAYEMETLVPSDLLRSKYAQLPEVSQPDLIRHYTALSRRNFGVDSGFYPLGSCTMKYNPKVNEDVCRYPGFADIHPLQDVESIQGALELLYQMEQYLAEIAGMDAVTMQPVAGAHGELTGLKLIRQYHRSRGEVRTKVIVPDSAHGTNPATATVCGLEIVEIKSNDDGSINLDALKAAVGLDTAAFMLTNPSTLGLFEKNIKEIAQIVHAAGGLLYYDGANTNAVMGIVRPGDMGFDVVHINLHKTFSTPHGGGGPGSGPVGVKQELIPFLPVPIVTYNGKKYDLEYDRPLSIGRMHSFYGNFGVIVRAYAYIRTMGPDGLRQASEDAVLNANYCLSQLREDYYAPFDRYSMHECIITSKNQKQFGVKTLDIAKRLLDYGYHPPTIYFPLIVEEAIMIEPTETESKETLDGFIKAMREIAKEARTDVTQILNAPHDTVVGRLDETAAARKPVVRWKP
- the gcvPA gene encoding aminomethyl-transferring glycine dehydrogenase subunit GcvPA; the encoded protein is MAWSYLPHTKADRREMLDAVGVDSVEKLFEDVPADLRMTRTLNLPPALPEQGLVKHLKALAKANANLQELTCFLGAGAYDHYIPSVVHHIIGRSEFYTAYTQYQPEISQGYLQALWEYQSMICEITGMEVANASMYDGGTAVAEAAMMACASSKKTAIVMAETVHPHYRETFLTYAKDKKIELKLAPYSDGLTDLNKIPQLIDDSTAAVVVQFSNFFGCIEDLKSIAEIAHAKGAYLIAVVDPISMGLLESPGALGADIVVGEGQGLGIPISFGGPYLGFFATTEKLMRKMPGRIVGQTVDNRGNRGFVLTLQAREQHIRREKATSNICSNEALCALTSAVYMSTLGKAGLREVAAQCIQKAHYAYRSLTSLKGCEPVFSGAFFKEFTVRLNKPVSDINKKLLAKKILGGLDLGKYYPELENCMLICVTEKRTKEEIDWLVREMGEVL
- the gcvH gene encoding glycine cleavage system protein GcvH, whose product is MNIPKELKYSKDHEWVKVEGNVAIIGVTDFAQSQLGDVVFVELPDELSTVKVGDSFSVIESVKAVSDIYAPVSGKIVKVNQALTDSPDLINQEPYGEGWIVVIEMSDSSELDDLLDSDAYAQLAAEGGH
- the gcvT gene encoding glycine cleavage system aminomethyltransferase GcvT, with the translated sequence MTVKQTPLYETHLRYGGRIVEFGGWSLPVQYTGIKNEHQTVRTKAGVFDVSHMGEVVVNGPDALAFLQRLVTNDVSKLERNQILYTPMCYKHGGTVDDLLVYKKDADHYLLVINAANIEKDWNWMRENAEEFDVNLTNISNETAQIALQGPLSETIVSKLTDAPLSELKYYWFMPEIDIAGKKVLLSRTGYTGEDGFEIYCCPDDATYLWDTIMEVGRPLGLLPAGLGCRDTLRFEVCFPLYGHELSADISPIEAGLGIFVKLDKGEFNGQGTLQEQKTNGPKRRIVGFEMIDRGVARAEYPILVEGSYVGVVTTGTYAPSLDKNLGLGIIQAEYAKVGQKIDIEIRGKNVSAQVISKPFYKREGK
- a CDS encoding BMC domain-containing protein, whose product is MKRAIGLLELKNITRGLLAADAMLKAANVEILMAQAMCPGKYVVMVAGDVGAVQSAVKSGTAVSGAENVVDEFILPNLHDSIFPALSGCTEVKEVRSLGVIESYSVASAIIAADTAVKASNVELIEVRLARGMGGKAMVTLTGDVGAVTAAVKAGSNAIHDSGFLVDQLVLPAPHSALHKVLF
- a CDS encoding SLBB domain-containing protein, with the translated sequence MRDEIVAAVKAAGVVGAGGAGFPTHVKINAAVEFVIVNGAECEPLLRAHQHIMAAESTKMVLGLKTVMLATGAKRGYIGLKRKYEEATKNLQTAIKEIDDQEIELFFLPDIYPAGDEQVLVHEVTGRIVPEGGIPLHVGVVVANVETLINIADALKGQGVTDKYVTVGGAVAKPITLKVPIGMKVQELIALAGGALVNPYAIIDGGPMMGKLITSDAPVTKTTGGILVLPVDHSLITQKNTTWQMIANRAKAVCCNCLACTDVCPRHLLGHSLEPHRIMQAIGKGQIGESAIFSRALLCSECGACDTFGCSMGLSPRRVNAELKKQLGKAGIKNPHNNKPQQALSTRINRLIPTKRLTARLGIAQYDVKAPLSANEVIAKEVTLPLSQHIGAPALPIVKVGDIVKKGDLIGTIPEGAAVGANLHASISGEICRVDTRIGIRAV
- a CDS encoding aldehyde dehydrogenase family protein — encoded protein: MSIDQALIEKITLEILTKMQTGAKAAPAGYGDGIFETVDEAVAAARKAYQELKTLSLEKREVLIKAMRDVAYENATILAQMAVDESGMGRVSDKIIKNQVAALKTPGTEDLTTQAWSGDNGLTLIEMGPYGVIGAITPTTNPTETVICNGIGMIAAGNTVFFSPHPTAKNTSMKIITLLNQAIVKAGGPNNLLTSVANPSIKAANEMMKHPGINMLVATGGPGVVKAVLSSGKKAIGAGAGNPPVIVDETADIEKAARDIVAGCSFDNNLPCIAEKEVIAIGSIADRLITYMQKYGAYLISGSNIDRLLDVIMTVQEEKIAEGCTDKPKRSYGINKDYVGKDAKYLLSKIGIDVPDSVRVVLCETPADHPFVIEELMMPVLPVVQVKDIDEAIEVAVRVEHGNRHTAAMHSKNVDHLTRFARAVETTIFVKNAPSYAGIGVGGEGFTSFTLAGPTGEGITSPRSFTRQRRCVLVDAFSIV
- a CDS encoding cob(I)yrinic acid a,c-diamide adenosyltransferase — encoded protein: MMKVYTKTGDEGQTSLLSKQRVYKDSLRVEAYGTVDEATSAMGLGKSLSHHSPWAVNMLDSVQKELIALNADLATESLEVADYRITEAHVAGLESMIDLLEQKRIPQNYFITPGTCSASAALDLARTMVRRAERCVIRLKREEKVTVPVSLYLNRLSDFLYVLARCVEQEEIILTVKSKVLAALEGEKSQNKAEEHVSVLGKAKQLIAAAEQKAAEIGVPMVIAVVDAGGNLVAQHRMDGALLGSISIALDKAYTALALKMSTEEVASVVAPGQPLFGLNTSNNGRFITFGGGFPLVDGGNVIGGLGVSGGTVEEDITVARAALAAY